The genomic region GGGTAGCTGCATGACCGAACGGTGAGACGCCGTAGCACCCTTAGCGGATAAGAACCTATTCACCAGGCCCTGGTGGGGCTCTGTCCCTTAGAGGGTTTGGGACGGACGTGGCGAGGATTTCGGGGGACAGGGCAAACCATGACCACTATAGGCAACTGGCCAGACCAAAGTTATGTAAGCAAGTGCCGTGTCCTGGGTGGCATACACGTCAAGCTCAGAGAATGTGCAATGACGGGCGGTCCAGCCAATGGCCTAAAACGCCGAGAGCCATTGCAACGCGGACGGCGGCGAACACCCGCGAGGGACAGCGTGGGGGACCAGTGTCAGGATGGCTCTGAGGAAGGATGGAGGGCCAAGACTATGACGGGGCGAGGGGCTGGCAGCGAGATGGGAGGTGCTGTGCTCTGATTCGTTGAAGGTGCTGCGTGTATCGCCCGCTCATGGGACGAGTTTGGCGTAGACCACGTAGTTGTCATCGAACTCGCCGGTTGCGGGGTCATATCCATCGCACGTGATCAGACGAAGTTCCGCCCCTTGGGTGTTTCCGTAAACAGCGTACGTAGGAAAAGTGTTCTTGGGGTACCGTTCCCCCCGATCGAACAGAAAAGTAGCGGTCCTGCCGTCTTGGCGACTCACCTCAATGGTGTCCCCCGCTTTCAGCCTTCGTAGCTCAGCGAAGACTCCTGGCCCTCCGCCAGTGGCGTTGACATGACCAAAAAGCACAGCGGGCCCACGGGCACCCGGAGTCGCAGATCCGTTATACCAGGCAGCGGGAGACCCTGGTCCCTCCGGCGGCACTTCCAGGGAACCATCGCCCCGCAGGCCAAGACTGAGCAGCCTTGATTCTGTCCCAAGGGCCGGAATACGCAACGCTACGGGGGTCGAGGCCGGCATGACCGGCAGTTGGGGGGCCTTAGTGGCATTCGGCAGCACCTGTCCCGCCCTGGCACTGGGTCTCGGGTTGGCCGGGCCACTGGCTGTAGGGCTGGCCATCCAACTGGCTGTTGGGCTGGACGGAACTGTTGTTACCGTGCGTAAGGGACTCGCCTCGGTAGCCGTGACGGAACAGCCGGTGAGCATGGAAAGCGCGACTACCGCAGAAGCAATTCTGTTTCTGCGGTAGTCGCGGATTGAATGGTTCATCAGTGAAAGTGGATCACGTAGTCCTTTGTGGTGCAGTGGCTATGCGTTGCTGGCGGTGCGGCGGCGGACCAGGAAGACACCACCAATTGCTGCCAGCACCAGGCCACCTCCAAGAGCGACAACGCCCGTGTTGTCGCTAGTATCCTGCCTGACACCGGTGGGAGCCCCGCCTACCGGCATATTGGGTACCTGGGGAGGCGCCGCTGTTAGTCGGGCCACTAACGAGGCATCATACGCAGGCGTTCCGGGTGCATCGCAACCTACACCGTCGCGGTCCCGGTCCAAATGAGTGCCGTAGCCAGGAGTACCTGCGGGAATGTTGTACACCCCTACAGCTGCTGCTGCATCACAGTTCGGGAATGGGAGCGTTACTGCCGCTGCGGGCGTTGCGGACAAGGCTGAAAGGCCAACCACTGCCGCGAACGAGAGACCTGCTGCGCTTTTTTTCATCATGTTTCCCCCTATGGAACATCTGACGGCCGGCAGATGCGATCTGCCAGACAAGCCGCGTCTAACGCTTTGTTTCTATCGCATCGGAGGAGCCGGAAGGAAGTCCTTCGTGCCAGATTTCTCCCCAGACCGGGGTGTCATCCTGCCAAGCCGGCGGGCGAAGGGTCCGGCGCCGGCCTTGCTACCAGCTCCCACCGGACGCCTCCCTTGCCCACCCGGTTTTTCACTTCCAGATCGGATCCGCTGGCATGGCTTGGAGAATTGGAACCGGCAGCCGGCACACCAACTCCGCTTGGCTCCTAACCTCAGGGCAACCTCGCGACGAGGACAGACCGCAGCAACCTTTCCGCGGCCTTGGCATCCGGGTCCCAACGAAACGGAACATCTCTCCGTGCCAGTTTTGCCGCGTTCGAGACCGGTCATTGCGTGGCGATGGCTACCTCCGTGGTCACGTAGCGTGTCCTGCCACCTGCCCGTGAAAGATTCCAGACGCTCGTGCCCGGCGACATTGCCGGTGACCGGCATGCCAGCGAGTCTTTCCACCGGCACCTGCGGAAGCAGCCGAAACCTTGAAGGGTTCCGGGCGACACGACGTCTTGGCGGACGGCTGGGAGGGATGTATCCGTTGGGATCACTTTCAAAGACCACTGGGACAGGCCGATCAGGACAGGAAGAAGTGGCTTGGCTCCTGGACGCCCGATCCTGCCGCACCCCATTATTGCAACCATCCTTGAACAGTCTGGCCGGGACGTCGAGTGCGACCAGCACGGCCGATGGTGCTGTCGCAGGAGGCCGCGGCTTGATTCGCTCAGCGGCCGGCGGCCCAACCGCACGCCCCCTGGCATGTCGTCTTCAGGGGGATCGCCCTGTACAGCGTCAGGGCTTTTTGGTTCGGCCAGCTTTCAGCGCGCTCCATAAGTTGTCCGACGGCGGGGAGGCCCTAAAAAATTCTCGAACTTGTCCGGCGCCTTTCCCCCCGCCGGCTGTTAGCGTGGAGGCCGAGCCAATGAAGGAGGAGCGATGACGACCAACTCACCTGCCTCGCCGCCCGAGGACGAACCCCAAAAGGATGCACAGGGCAAGGACGACGGCGCGATCCCTCAGGGCGGGGACGGCATTGGTATCACTGCCGATGCGGAGCCCAACACATTCGAACCCGAAGAGGACCCTGACGCCACGGAGGAGCCAAGCCGCTGAGGCTCCCTGCCCGTTCAGGGAGTCTGCGATGGCCGTTGCAATTGAATACTGCGGCCTGACCGATTCCGACGATTTGCTGTCCTGTAACCCACAGCGGGCGAAAGGGCCGGGTATAGCTCTAGCCCTGCCATTCAGGTCTTGAGGTTCGAGACACCCCAGTCACGCTGAATGTAGCCGGCCACCCGTGCTGCGACATCGGTTGAAGGCAGCCCGTTAACCAGCCACGACATGGCCAAGCGCCTCCGTGTCATATTCGTATTCGGGGTAAGACAACACTGCCGAATCCCAAGCCAGCCAAATCTGCATCAACAAAGACGCGTCGTACGGCCCAGCGCCGATCCTTGTCCCGTTGATTCATATCGAAAGTCTCCTTGGACCACTGGCAGAATCCTGACAATAACCTGTTCCCCGAACCAGTCCCTTCTTGAACTAGGAACTCCCTGAGCCCATCCCCCTTTGAGAACTGATCCCTTCTCGCGATGAGCGCATTCGAAGATACCTCGTTCGGCGTCCAGTGTTATGCGCCGCTTTTTGGCCGCACCTAAGGGCATGTGAGGAAGACCGGCGCGCCAGCAGGTGGCTGACCGCCAGCAGTTCAATGGCTATGGATTGGCAATGTGCGGTGAAGGAAGCCATCCCACTTGGGCTCATACAGACTTCCAGCGGGCATGTCGCCCCGGCCTGGCACCCGGTTCACCGCCTTGGCCGTCGCCAGGGACAGCGGCGGCCGGAGACCCTGCGGCAGGGCAGGCATCAGCCTTTAATCCTGGAAGTTGGCGAGGTGTTCGCGCAGGCCGGGGTAGGCGCTGTTCTCGGCGAGGACCTTCTCGAAGTCTTTCCCGGCCAGGGACCGCTTGCCTTCCTTCAGGTAGGTCAGACCCCGCTCGATGAGTGCCCGCTGGCGCAGTTCGGCCGGGCGGGAGCGGACGCGCAAGGCTTCCTTGAATGATTCCCGGGCCGCGTCCGGGTAGCCCTGCTCGCGGAAGGCGATGCCGCGCTGGATCAGCAGGTACGTGGCCGCCTCGTCATCGTTGGTCAGCCCCTCGGTGAGGTCCACAACGTCCGCCCACCGCTTCTGTTCGATGTAGAGCTCGGCCAGGGACACCGCAGTGATGGTGCTCGGTTCCAGCTGGTCGACGACGTCCACGGCGGCGGGGAGGTTGCCGGCTTCCTGGTGAAGTTCGGCGAGCATGAGTCCGATGAAGTCCCGGTCCGGCGGGAGGACCACGTCGACGCCGTCCGCGATGGACAGGTTGAACCCGGCGGCGGGCAGGTACTTGGTGATGAACTCGTCCTTGGCCGGGTCGTAGCCTGTGCTGAACAGCCAGGACAGCAGGTCAATGGCGCGCTGGACGTCGCCGGAGGGAACAGCGGCCAGCGTCGCCTCAAACAGGGCTGCAAGCGGCCGGGCAGGTTCGTAGTCGTTGCCGATCCGGGCCAGGGCTGCGGGGTCGCGCTGGGCGATGACTGCCTTGTGCAGTTCCTTCTCCCACTTGGGGGCAAACAAGCCGGGCGTCGCCGCCTTGGGCGCCGGTGCCGGCCGCGACGCAGCTGCGGCGCGGGCGGGAGCCGCCGACCGGCCCGATGGTGAGGAGAGGGTCTTGGTGTGGGAGATGCCGGAGCCGGGGATGCTCAGCGTGCGGGTGACCCGGCCGGAAGAGTTGGCGGAGATGCGGGCGCCTTTGACGCCGGCGCTGAGGCTGATGCTTTTCGGGGTGACGGTCATTCTGACCCCGGGCGCGATCTTGAACGACTTGCGTACCCTGAACCCCATGCTGGCCCCCATTTTCAATGCTCTTGCAGCTACCCAGCGCAGCCCGGATTCAGTATAGGTTCAGGCCGGTTCACCGGCCGCCGGCAGTGTGAAAATCGGGTCCCTGGTGGTCTTCAAGTGTTTTCTCCCGAGGCCTTCTTGGCCCGACGGCGGTCTTCCCGGGCGACCCGGCGTGCGACAGGGGCCAGGACGTTCACGGCCGGTACTTCTTCGAGTCCGGCCCGGTGTCGGCGGATTGCTTTACGGTGGGATTCGATACGGATTTCGGCGATCTCTGGGGCGACCGGTTCCAGCTTTGATTCGCCAGGCGTTTCTCGATGGCGGCGATGGCCTGCTCGTGGCGTTCGGTGTCATGGTCAGCCCCGCGTAGTGGCGGCGGACGGATTGCCGCTGCCGCTCATGTGTGGGGCAGGCAGGGGAAGTCTCACCGGACAGGACTCCTGTATTGAAGCTATGGGGCCACTTGAAAGTGATGGTAATCCGGGCGTTCCCAGCTTCCGCCCCATTCAAAGCCATGCTCTTCAAACGCAGCCACGATCGGATGGCCGGGGGTGAACATGCCGGGGACCGGCTTGGACCTATCGAGGTGTCGTACACCCTCGGGCGGGGACCACCGCAAGTCGTGCTCCTGGTACGGGTTGAGCACGGGGTTGATGTCCACAGCCCTTCCCAGCGAATGCAGGGATAGTTCGCTGGTGCCTGCTATCGGTCTAAAGTTGAAGCCGGACGAGTTGTTGGCGGACATCGAGGCGTCATCATCGCCAAAGAAGGCGTCTATGGGAACTGCGCTGTGGATGGGGAAGCGGAGCGTGAGCGCGAGGTTCATGATCTCCAAAACGGCCGGGGCCAGCTCGGCGAGGACCACCAAGGAGCCCTCGCCAAGTCTGCCCTGGAAGTCCACGTGGGTGAACTGGACCAGTGCCAGCTCCCTCCAGGACACCGGGCATGCAGGGTTCCAGCTGTAGGGCAGATCATCTGCGGTGACAGCAAGTATTCTCTCCATCAGCGCAGGCTCTTCCAGAACATGTTCGTCCCTCCAGTGGATGCAACCGTGTCGTGTCCGTAGCTGTTTGTAAGCATGACCCCTGCGGTGGTCACGCTCAACCCGTCCTACCGGTGGCAGGCGGGGCCATGAGGCTGCCTTCAAGGTCTTGGCTTCCGCGACCGCACGCTGTTGGCGGATGGAGCAGGGCGAGGGTGTGTTCCAAAGCCCGCAGTAGTGAGGGGCCCACCGGCGGCGGTTTGGAGCCGACAACGTCGAGGTGTTCTTTCCAGCTATGTCCGGGTTCTGGATCCAGGATGGCTTGAACCCGAGCTTTTGGGCGAACTCGGGCAGTTCCTCAGTCGTGTGTGCGGTGAGGTGCGACCAGCGGGCCCTGATCCGGCCGAGCGTCGCCGGGGTCCGGAAGTTATCAACATAAACCGCCATGGTCGTTCACCGCGCCCGTCACACCGGGAGGTCCTGCCGCGGAAGTCGCTGGATGAAGAAGGAGCCTGGGTTGCCCCCGGCTCCTTCTTGTCGTCTAGCTTCTATTCGCTTGTTACGAGGCTTCGCCCAGGTACATCTTTACGCTGGAGCGCAAGGTATCCGCGTGCTCGTAGATCTCATCGAGCGCGGTGATCGGATTCTGGTCTCGATCTTGTTCTCGTCGAACACACCGAGGTACTTCTGGGCGCGGTTGAAGTGCAGCCGCCCGATCGGCTTACGGTTGTTGTCGTCCAGGAGGATGGCGAAGTAGGACTTGGCGTCACGCTGGACAACCCGTGCCGGCTTCACCTCGCCGCACACAATGGCACGGACGATGTGGTACCCCTCCAGCTCTTCGAGGGTCGTCTCGATGCCGTTCTCGATGAGGTCGTCTTCGGCCGGCTTTTCGCTGGTTACGGTGGCGGCGATCTCTGCGTCGGCAGCCATCGGGAAATTGGGCTGGCCGAGGGCGGCCTTGAGCCGCTCATTGACCTGGTCGTTGAGGAACTGCTTGGTCGCCTTCGTGACAAGGCTCGTGAACTGCTCGCGCACCTTCTGTGTGTAGGCCCCCTCGTAGACCTTGGACGTCAGGAACTTCACCCAGTCGTCCTCGGGCTGCTTGAACTCGGCGGCAAGGGCACGCTTGATGGCGCCGATGTACTTCAGCTCGCCGGCGGCGCTGATGATCGAGTCCAAGGAAACGTAGCTTGCGATGCCAGATGTGCGCCTAGACACCAGCGTCTACCCGGCCGGGGTCACAATAGGGTGAGCCCCCTGGCTCTCAGGAGCATCCCGGCGAACGCAGTGACCGCCGCTGCGACGGGCCCGCCGCGAGGCTGGCCCAGTGGAGCGTGGGAAGCTTGCTAACCACAAAGGGCAGGTTCGAAACGGCGGGGATGTCAGTCAGGATTGTGACGGTCAAGACCCGGTTCGGGGCTCCTGCTGCTCGGTCTTCCACCGTCGGAGCAGGTACAGCAGCCAGATCGTGGACGCGACTGCCAGCAGCGGAAATACGGGCTGGCCACTGATCACGAGGACGGCGAAGAGGACCCAGAGGATGCCGGTGATGACCGCATTGGAGATCAGGGTTTTGCGGGTGACCGGGTAGGAGGGGAGGGTAATTCCTTCAGCGCGCAGCTGTCGGGTCTCCAATACGGCTCCGCGAATCAGCGGTGCGAAGAGGGCAGCCGCTCCTGTCAGGGTCAGCAGTGAGCGCCAGGGCTGGGAAACGCCGGCGACCTCCAGGATGACCCCGACCAGCCAGCCCACGAGGAGGAACCACAGGAGCCCCCAGGCAACGAGTCGCCGGCGCTTCGGCGGCATGCCCTCGAGCGAGTCCGGAGGCCAGGACTGCCACTCGTACTTGTTGCCGTTCGCGCCTTGCCCGGTGACCATGACCCGCCCCTACCTGCTCTGCAATTCGAGCAGCTGCATCCCGGCCTCTCCGGCAGCGATCTCCAGCGGCCCCTGGTCCGTGATCATGGCGAGGATCTTCCATTTCCGCTTCGCGTCCGCGGGGCGCTTTTGGGGCCGCGGCAGCTCGTGCAGCGCCGTAATGCCGGAGAAGGTGCTGATCGGACCGGAGGGTTCTTCGATGTCGCCGTACAGGGCCTGGAACCTGATGGTGCCGTGACGTATTTCCGCGTAGCCGGGCTTCCACCGGTCCTGGAGCGTCCCGGGAGGAGCGTCGGGGCTTCGGATAGCGCATTCGATGAGGCCGCGTTTCCTGTCGCTGTCCAGTCGTACTTTCCGCAGTGGAACGGTCAGCCACACGAAGACCAGTGCTCCGGACAGCACGAGGGCAACGGCAGCCAGGGCTGACGGCCAGAAACCCAGGTTGCTGCCGATGATGCTTCGTATCAGGAAGCCGAAATAGCAGAGCGCGGCGGACAGCTTGCCGTAGACCGTCTCGCGCCGGCTGCGCTGCGCCGGCCTGAGCGTCTCGGCTGCCATGGGCGCATCCTACTCCTGCAGGGGTCGCCGCAGGTGGTGTCCGCCGGGCCCGGGGGTACAGGGGGGTGCATTCCGGACCCGGCGATCTGAAGCTACGGTTCGCGGCTACCTCTGCTCCAGTGACAGGACCAATATGCATCCACCAGACTGTAAAACCCGTGGTCTACCTGATAGCCGGGGCTCGTTTTCTCCCCCCAGGTGAGGGGTCTGGGAGAATTTCTTGAAGACTTTTTCCCAAGCTTTACGGACAGGATTCCGTGCCCGTCAGGGGCTTGCGGCCGCGCTGCCGCTGTCACCACTGGTGGGCGACGTCGATCACGAGCCGGGATCCGTTGCCGGGACCTGCGAGGGTGAAGACCCTGAAGGGCAGCCGGGCGCGGACGCCGAGGCCCAGGGTGGTGCGGCCCTCGAAGCTGCCCGCCCAGGCAACCTGCCTGAACGTCTTGTACGTCGAGACGTTGACCACCTCGGAGCGGTTGCCCGGCACGAAGGTAGCCTTGCCGGTGGCGCTGACATAGCTGGGTGCGTGGACGGTGACTTGCAGGAATGCACGGCCTCTCAGCTTGATGGGCAGTCCGGACCCGTCCTGGACAACCTTTGGGACGTAGCGGACGTTGTAGCCGGTTGCCTTCCCCTTGAGGTCGATCACCAGGCGGTCGAAGCAGTAGTACTTCCCCGAGCGCACATTAGTTACTGATGCAGCGCTCATGGTCTGGTTGGTCTTGGCCAGCGAGCCCCATGCCAGTCGGCAGTGGGAAGGGGTTGCGGAAGCAGCCCCCGGAGCCATTAGGCCCAGCCCGAGAGCCATCATGATGACTGCCAGCCAGGCGCTTACTTTTTTCATGCGGGCACCCCTTTCGGGTGTGAGTGATTTGGACGACACCAGAGTAGGAGCGGCAAAAGCCCGAAACGAGGGATGTTTTCGGTTCTTCGTACAACCGTTAAACGGGAGGGAAAACGATCACGGGAGCGTAAATCCGGGGGCCCGTTTCGGCACCCCCGAAAGACGTTCGTGGCCGTTTCTCAACTCTCCTGTTATCGCCGGTAACGGCCGATACGGCGCCGGAAGCAAGGGCAGGCGACTCCGGTCCCTAGCTGGCCACCCGAAAACCATCCGGGCGCACTTCGGCCTCCTAGAGTGCCGATGGTTGATGGATTCAGCGGCGGGGCCGAGCTTCGTGTCACCGCTCTGACGGCCGGTCCGGTGCCCGTCTCGATGATGGTCCTGTTCGGCGCTGACCTGGGCTGCTGGCAGCTGGCTCATTCTTGGCAGCGGCTACACTAGTCGCGCCTCCGAAGCGGCAGCGGCAGCTTCCCGAACGGATGGCTGAGGATCTCAACGGGCAAGGATAGCGGGCTCCTAGGCCTCACCTGATGCCTTGATGCTGGCCTTGATGTCCTCCAGAACTGCCAGGTCCTCGGCGTCCGGCTCTGTACGGACAATGGCGAGCGTCTGCACCATGTGTCCAGGTCGACCGACGTGATCGTGTAGGTGTCCGTGCTGACTGTAAGCATGCCGCTGTATTCGGGATCCTCCAGATTCGTTAGCGCAGCGGTCAGCGAGCCGTTGTCCTCCAGGATTGGCCGGCTGGCGTCCAGCTGCCAATCATCATGTTCTCGGCCCAGGAATGTCGAGTACCGCGGCAGCACGAGGGACCACGGTGGATAACGCGGCGGCAGTGTGCCCCTGCCCGGGGCTTCCTCGACACGGCCTGATGCCAGCTCAACCCGCAGGCCCCACGGAGCCCTCAGTGACCGGCCTGGCGCCGTCGATGCTGACCTCCCAGAAACCGCCCCGAATGTACCGGAAAAAGCCCGCCTCGCCCTCCGGCCCGGACGCACTCCTGAAGCGGGTGGCAAAGTCCCCGGCGACAAACCCCGGATCGGCGCGGGCCAGAAGTCCGATCAGCTGCTGAATGGGCGTCACCTGACTGAGGGTCGGTAGTCAGGCCAATGGTCCCGGTTGTACCCGGACGAAGCCTCGGGCCGTGCAGGACGCTTCCACCCCCCGGAGAAGAACCCCTGTTCCTGGGACGACGCCTCCTCCGAGGCTGTCCCGTCTGGCTGAATCTGCGCATCACTCATTGGCTCCCCCTGCCTTTGTCCGGCCGCGGATTAGCTGCCGTATCCCGCCCGCAGTCTACTTGCGGGGCCAGTATGCGGAGAAGGGGCATGAACCAAGTTTGATCAGCCGTCGCCGCGTGCCTGACGGACGGAGTATCCCGGGCACATCATCTGCCTGCGTCGGGACTGCCATCGCCGAGAAGGGCGCAGAGCTGATGCCCTTGACCAGCCGGACCCAGGGGAGGAAATGCTCGCGGCTAACCTTGTTGTGACCGAGCAGGGTGCTCAGTGTTCGTGTCTAGAGCTCGAAGAAAGAGTCCGCTCCCAAGACGGGCGGCGGATGGATAAGGTAGCTCGATGGAACATGCGTGGGCGCAGCACATGCTCTTCGTAATCGAACACGCCATTGATGCTTTGGCGACCGGGCCGGAGCGCATCCAACAGCGGCTCGCGGATGCCTACCAGTACAGCGGACTGGCGGAACAAGTCGCCCCCGATTCGGAACTGCCGCCCACGATTTTGGCCCTCCAACTTGACCTGCAGGCAGCGATGGAGACGGTGCATGACGCCGAACGGGGCCAGGCAGTCGCCAGTGCCTTCAGTCTCAGCGATGATCAGTGCATCATCTTCGTCCGCAGAATCCTTGCCGCGGAGCGCGAGCTGCGCGAACTGTGGGCCCAGCACGAGCAGCGCTGACTCGGCGAGAAGCCACGGCCCGGAATTTTTCTCTGGCGGCCAGCGCGCCCGGTTCCCGAGCCGAAGAAGTTACACGAGTGGAGGACCCGCCGGGGGACCAGCCACTCGGCAAAATCTCTGGCATAAATCCGGGACTGGGCCGCTCCTTCCTCCTGGCGTCCCGTCGGGAGCTGTCCTCGCAGGCCAGACCTGAAGCAGACTTACGCCTGACTGGCGGTGATAGTCCTGAGGCAGCGCCAAGCGCGGGTGAGCTTCCGGGTTATCCCGCAGCCCTGCGACGGGCTTCCTGCTGATGCTGCTCCAGCTTTGCCTCCGCTTCCCTTCGTCGCTGGAGGATGCCACGGGCCTGGGTGATCGTGGGGTGGCGGTGCTCGCGTTCCCAGGAGTGGTCGTTGGCTCCGGTGCGGGCAGCGGCTGCTCCACCGTGGGGGCTGTTGTCTTCATTCATGGCGGAATCTCTCTTGATGGGGTGAAAGCGCAGATGCAGAAACGGCGGGCGGGATAATCCTGGCTGCTGCCTGTAATGCGGGTGTGTCGCCTGCAGCGGGTGGGTCATTCCGGCAGTTCCATCTGGAAGCCGCAGTCGCATCTGAGAACACGAGTGGAGAGGTAGACGCCCAAGGCGTCCTTGGCTCCTTCCTCGGTGGAGACCGGCACGGAGAGCTTGCGCAGCTCTGAACCTGCCTGTTCCATGGGCTGTCTGCAGTGCATGTAGTTGCTGCCTAATATGAGCACGTCCGCTGCCTGTTCCGGACGGGCCAGGACCTGGTTCAGGTCGACGGCCTGGGCCGGGTGCT from Arthrobacter globiformis harbors:
- a CDS encoding class F sortase, which gives rise to MNHSIRDYRRNRIASAVVALSMLTGCSVTATEASPLRTVTTVPSSPTASWMASPTASGPANPRPSARAGQVLPNATKAPQLPVMPASTPVALRIPALGTESRLLSLGLRGDGSLEVPPEGPGSPAAWYNGSATPGARGPAVLFGHVNATGGGPGVFAELRRLKAGDTIEVSRQDGRTATFLFDRGERYPKNTFPTYAVYGNTQGAELRLITCDGYDPATGEFDDNYVVYAKLVP
- a CDS encoding excalibur calcium-binding domain-containing protein, with the translated sequence MMKKSAAGLSFAAVVGLSALSATPAAAVTLPFPNCDAAAAVGVYNIPAGTPGYGTHLDRDRDGVGCDAPGTPAYDASLVARLTAAPPQVPNMPVGGAPTGVRQDTSDNTGVVALGGGLVLAAIGGVFLVRRRTASNA
- a CDS encoding DUF4236 domain-containing protein — its product is MGFRVRKSFKIAPGVRMTVTPKSISLSAGVKGARISANSSGRVTRTLSIPGSGISHTKTLSSPSGRSAAPARAAAASRPAPAPKAATPGLFAPKWEKELHKAVIAQRDPAALARIGNDYEPARPLAALFEATLAAVPSGDVQRAIDLLSWLFSTGYDPAKDEFITKYLPAAGFNLSIADGVDVVLPPDRDFIGLMLAELHQEAGNLPAAVDVVDQLEPSTITAVSLAELYIEQKRWADVVDLTEGLTNDDEAATYLLIQRGIAFREQGYPDAARESFKEALRVRSRPAELRQRALIERGLTYLKEGKRSLAGKDFEKVLAENSAYPGLREHLANFQD
- a CDS encoding M15 family metallopeptidase — translated: MERILAVTADDLPYSWNPACPVSWRELALVQFTHVDFQGRLGEGSLVVLAELAPAVLEIMNLALTLRFPIHSAVPIDAFFGDDDASMSANNSSGFNFRPIAGTSELSLHSLGRAVDINPVLNPYQEHDLRWSPPEGVRHLDRSKPVPGMFTPGHPIVAAFEEHGFEWGGSWERPDYHHFQVAP
- a CDS encoding AMIN-like domain-containing (lipo)protein gives rise to the protein MKKVSAWLAVIMMALGLGLMAPGAASATPSHCRLAWGSLAKTNQTMSAASVTNVRSGKYYCFDRLVIDLKGKATGYNVRYVPKVVQDGSGLPIKLRGRAFLQVTVHAPSYVSATGKATFVPGNRSEVVNVSTYKTFRQVAWAGSFEGRTTLGLGVRARLPFRVFTLAGPGNGSRLVIDVAHQW